From a region of the Candidatus Methylarchaceae archaeon HK02M2 genome:
- a CDS encoding cysteine desulfurase yields the protein MSTDIIRSVRDLIRAHGKPEKEVYFDSENSGLIFPEALEEMIRRYRESGYGHPSITHKIGWESYEALFETTSKMADFIGGEMEEIVYTHSGTESNNLAILGSAKANKTDKKKIIVSSIEHLSVILPAEELRKGGYTVIKLPVDNEGLIDPDVLAREVDKDTFLVSISSVNHEIGAMQNMKALVNVVKDKGQEIIFHTDAADTLGKIPFNVEKLGIDLATFSSHKVYGPKGVGALYIRKGLEVERILYGQLSTQKLWPGTENVPAISGFGKAIEIIGANFNDYKSKMERMRNMLIDGILSNVDHTLLNGPRGDRRAPDNVNISFLYCEGEAITVELSMEGIYVASGSACTSRTLEPSHVMLAIGRKYEEAHGSVLMKVTPMHEEEDIKYVIDNVPSAIERIRQISPIKGVE from the coding sequence ATGTCAACGGATATAATTCGAAGTGTCAGGGATCTAATAAGAGCGCATGGAAAGCCTGAGAAAGAAGTATACTTTGATTCAGAAAATTCTGGTTTAATCTTTCCAGAAGCCCTAGAAGAAATGATACGAAGATATCGAGAGTCTGGTTATGGTCATCCCTCAATTACACATAAGATCGGGTGGGAATCTTATGAGGCTTTATTCGAAACTACCAGTAAAATGGCAGACTTTATCGGTGGGGAGATGGAAGAGATAGTCTATACCCATAGTGGAACAGAATCGAATAACTTAGCCATTTTAGGTTCAGCTAAAGCTAATAAAACTGATAAGAAGAAAATAATTGTCTCAAGTATAGAGCATTTGAGCGTTATATTACCAGCTGAGGAGCTTAGAAAAGGTGGTTATACTGTTATCAAGTTACCTGTAGATAATGAGGGGTTAATCGATCCGGATGTACTTGCTAGAGAGGTAGACAAAGATACTTTCCTTGTTAGTATATCATCTGTCAACCATGAGATTGGGGCTATGCAGAATATGAAGGCGCTAGTAAACGTTGTTAAGGATAAAGGTCAAGAAATAATTTTTCATACCGATGCTGCTGATACTCTTGGAAAAATTCCCTTTAATGTAGAAAAATTAGGCATAGATCTAGCGACTTTTAGCAGTCATAAAGTTTATGGGCCCAAGGGGGTTGGCGCTCTTTATATAAGAAAAGGTCTTGAAGTAGAACGCATTCTTTATGGTCAGTTGAGTACTCAAAAATTGTGGCCAGGTACCGAAAATGTTCCTGCTATTTCCGGCTTTGGAAAAGCCATTGAAATAATCGGGGCAAACTTTAATGATTATAAATCTAAAATGGAGAGAATGAGAAATATGCTAATTGATGGAATCTTGAGTAATGTTGACCATACTCTATTAAATGGTCCTAGAGGTGATAGAAGAGCACCAGACAATGTAAATATAAGTTTCTTGTACTGTGAAGGAGAGGCTATAACCGTGGAATTAAGTATGGAAGGCATTTATGTTGCAAGCGGTAGTGCCTGTACGAGTAGGACTCTTGAACCTAGCCATGTAATGCTTGCAATTGGTAGGAAATATGAAGAAGCACATGGCAGTGTATTAATGAAGGTGACCCCGATGCATGAAGAAGAAGATATAAAATATGTTATAGATAACGTTCCTAGTGCGATAGAAAGGATAAGGCAAATTAGCCCAATTAAAGGAGTTGAGTAA
- a CDS encoding iron-sulfur cluster assembly scaffold protein, producing the protein MSTRIPLPYSPKVLELFKNPKNLGRMEDADAYALAGSLACGDMIAIYLKIDESTQVIEKATFESYGCAANIASSSIMTEMAKGKPLKEAWEITWKQISDELGVLPVIKHHCGILAVGALKKAIREYFSNKQKPDWLPEKITSDEKHALEEEKLMEILSKKLKRKK; encoded by the coding sequence ATGTCTACAAGAATCCCGCTTCCATATAGTCCAAAAGTACTCGAGCTATTCAAGAATCCAAAAAATCTAGGAAGAATGGAGGATGCAGACGCTTATGCATTAGCAGGGAGTCTTGCCTGTGGAGACATGATCGCTATATACTTGAAGATCGATGAATCGACACAAGTTATCGAGAAAGCAACATTTGAAAGTTATGGCTGTGCAGCGAACATAGCCTCATCTAGCATAATGACCGAGATGGCTAAGGGAAAGCCTCTGAAAGAAGCTTGGGAGATAACATGGAAACAGATATCTGATGAATTAGGGGTTTTACCAGTAATAAAACATCATTGTGGTATTCTAGCTGTAGGAGCACTTAAAAAGGCAATAAGGGAATACTTCTCAAATAAGCAAAAACCTGATTGGTTACCAGAGAAAATAACCTCTGATGAGAAACATGCTTTAGAAGAAGAGAAACTGATGGAGATATTATCAAAGAAACTGAAACGGAAAAAATAA
- a CDS encoding DsrE/DsrF/DrsH-like family protein yields the protein MDKLYPAIILASSACTMGWDVELFFTFFGLLALKKGYQPSSLSKDYNEYNEILNEAVSKGSMPKWDELLIKAKETNKLKIFACTTTMGLFKIGKNGIKDFVDDFVGAVTFLGRSKDSDINLFF from the coding sequence TTGGATAAACTATATCCTGCTATAATACTTGCCAGTAGCGCCTGCACTATGGGTTGGGATGTCGAGTTATTTTTTACATTTTTCGGACTTCTGGCATTAAAGAAAGGATATCAGCCATCATCTCTAAGCAAAGACTATAATGAATACAATGAGATATTGAACGAAGCAGTATCTAAGGGATCGATGCCAAAATGGGATGAACTTCTTATCAAAGCTAAGGAGACCAATAAACTAAAGATATTTGCTTGTACCACTACGATGGGTCTTTTTAAAATAGGTAAAAACGGTATTAAGGACTTTGTTGATGATTTTGTAGGTGCAGTGACATTTCTAGGAAGATCAAAGGATTCGGATATAAATCTGTTCTTTTAA
- a CDS encoding sulfurtransferase TusA family protein, with protein MYKVDIEVDAKYSFCPGPLLKLFDYAQKAKPGQIIKLIATDPAAPDDVKNWAESVGHEFLIFNEKDGVYEIYIKIIGSS; from the coding sequence TTGTACAAAGTAGACATTGAAGTAGATGCAAAGTATAGCTTTTGCCCAGGTCCCTTGTTAAAATTATTTGATTATGCTCAGAAGGCGAAGCCAGGACAGATAATAAAGCTTATAGCTACAGATCCAGCTGCCCCAGATGATGTTAAAAATTGGGCCGAATCTGTTGGACATGAATTCTTAATTTTTAATGAGAAAGATGGTGTATACGAGATCTATATTAAAATAATTGGTTCTTCATGA